One window of the Bacteroidales bacterium genome contains the following:
- the xdhB gene encoding xanthine dehydrogenase molybdopterin binding subunit, whose translation MNNNLHHDSAIKHVTGESVYVNDIPLHNQLLLGKVVFSKQAHAKIKKLNIKKALKVKGVHAILTAKDIPGENQMGPVVHDELCLAEKEVTFIGQAVALIAAENENALHEAEKLIQIEYEPLDAILDIETAIEKNNLIAPPRKIERGNIDEAFKTSPHIIKGELKTGGQEHWYLETQTALAVPGEGKEILVHASSQNPTETQAIVAEVLGIQKNEVEVEVKRMGGGFGGKETQGNHVAAWASLLANATKRPVKIHLFRDDDQIMTGKRHRYFSKYEIGFDDEGQILAYKVELNADAGAATDLSMAILERATLHADNSYFLPHVQIIGKAYKTNLPSNTAYRGFGGPQGMAVIENAIDKIARFLHKEPTEIRSKNFYKHENNFHTPYGQKVENNRLYAMFERLIESSAYYKRRKEIDAFNNKNKFFKKGIALTPVKFGISFTTSFLNQAGALVNIYTDGTVLVNHGGTEMGQGLHTKMLQVASAELGVSPDKVKVNATNTSKVPNTSPTAASSGSDINGMAVKNAIDTIKSRLLEVAVSELEKKYSLKTSKENIVFENNFIFDKENPEQKISFSELVNTAYIKQVSLSSTGYYRTPGIYFDREKGQGIPFYYFAYGMSVSEVEIDVLIGQHKLLRTDIIHDVGDSLNEGLDIGQIEGGFVQGMGWVTTEELKWDKNGNLLTHSPDTYKIPTVNDIPIDFRVELLKDVPNEGTIRRSKAVGEPPFMHAFSVWLAIKDAISAVKNHEAEPEFSLPATAEQILMSIEKLKNI comes from the coding sequence ATGAATAACAATTTACATCACGACAGCGCTATAAAACACGTAACGGGCGAATCGGTTTATGTTAATGATATTCCTTTGCACAACCAGTTGCTGTTGGGTAAAGTTGTTTTCAGTAAACAGGCTCATGCTAAAATTAAAAAGCTGAATATTAAAAAAGCTTTAAAGGTAAAAGGTGTTCATGCTATTCTAACTGCAAAAGATATTCCCGGTGAAAACCAGATGGGACCAGTTGTTCACGACGAATTATGTTTGGCGGAAAAAGAAGTAACCTTTATCGGACAGGCTGTAGCCCTTATTGCTGCTGAGAATGAGAATGCATTGCATGAAGCAGAAAAGTTAATTCAAATAGAATACGAACCGCTTGATGCAATTCTTGATATTGAAACTGCAATCGAAAAAAATAACCTGATTGCTCCACCCAGGAAAATTGAAAGAGGCAATATTGACGAGGCTTTCAAAACATCACCACATATTATAAAAGGTGAATTAAAAACAGGTGGACAAGAACATTGGTACCTTGAAACACAGACTGCTCTTGCCGTTCCGGGTGAAGGAAAAGAAATATTGGTTCATGCTTCGAGTCAAAATCCAACCGAAACACAAGCCATTGTTGCCGAAGTTTTAGGCATACAAAAAAATGAAGTGGAAGTGGAAGTGAAGAGAATGGGTGGTGGTTTTGGGGGAAAAGAAACACAGGGAAACCATGTTGCTGCATGGGCTTCATTGCTTGCCAATGCAACCAAACGACCGGTAAAAATTCACCTCTTCAGGGATGATGATCAAATCATGACCGGAAAACGTCATCGTTACTTTTCAAAATATGAAATCGGGTTTGATGATGAAGGACAAATTCTTGCTTACAAAGTTGAATTAAATGCAGATGCCGGCGCGGCAACTGACTTGTCAATGGCTATTCTTGAGCGTGCAACACTTCATGCTGACAATTCATATTTTCTTCCACATGTTCAGATAATCGGAAAAGCATACAAAACAAACCTCCCGTCGAATACGGCTTACAGAGGTTTTGGCGGACCTCAGGGAATGGCTGTAATTGAAAATGCAATTGATAAAATTGCTCGTTTTCTTCATAAAGAACCAACTGAAATCCGTTCGAAAAATTTCTATAAACACGAAAATAATTTTCATACACCCTACGGACAAAAAGTTGAGAACAACAGACTTTATGCAATGTTTGAAAGATTGATCGAATCATCGGCATATTATAAAAGAAGAAAAGAAATTGATGCATTCAATAATAAAAATAAATTTTTTAAAAAAGGAATTGCGTTAACACCAGTGAAATTCGGCATTTCATTCACCACTTCATTTTTGAATCAGGCTGGTGCTTTGGTAAATATCTATACTGATGGAACAGTATTGGTCAATCATGGAGGTACGGAAATGGGACAGGGTTTACACACAAAAATGTTACAGGTCGCATCGGCTGAGTTAGGCGTTAGTCCTGATAAAGTGAAAGTAAATGCAACCAACACTTCCAAAGTTCCCAACACCTCTCCTACTGCGGCATCATCAGGAAGCGACATCAATGGTATGGCTGTTAAGAATGCTATTGATACAATAAAATCAAGGCTTTTGGAAGTTGCTGTTTCAGAATTAGAAAAAAAATATTCTTTAAAAACTTCAAAAGAAAATATTGTTTTTGAAAATAATTTTATTTTCGATAAAGAAAATCCGGAACAGAAAATTTCTTTTAGTGAACTGGTAAATACCGCTTACATCAAGCAAGTGAGCCTTAGTTCCACTGGTTATTACAGAACTCCGGGAATTTATTTCGATAGGGAAAAAGGCCAGGGAATTCCGTTTTATTATTTTGCTTATGGCATGTCGGTTTCGGAAGTTGAGATTGATGTATTAATCGGTCAGCATAAATTATTACGAACAGATATCATTCATGATGTTGGCGATTCGCTGAATGAAGGCCTTGATATTGGCCAGATTGAAGGTGGTTTTGTTCAGGGCATGGGATGGGTTACAACAGAAGAATTGAAATGGGATAAAAATGGGAATCTTCTCACACATTCACCCGACACTTACAAAATTCCAACAGTGAATGATATTCCAATTGATTTCAGAGTTGAGCTTTTAAAAGATGTTCCGAATGAAGGAACGATTCGCAGAAGCAAAGCCGTTGGAGAACCGCCATTCATGCATGCTTTCTCGGTTTGGCTTGCAATAAAAGATGCAATCTCAGCAGTAAAAAATCATGAAGCAGAACCTGAATTCTCTTTACCGGCAACGGCTGAACAAATTTTAATGAGCATAGAGAAATTAAAAAACATATAG